The following coding sequences lie in one Peptostreptococcaceae bacterium genomic window:
- a CDS encoding class I SAM-dependent rRNA methyltransferase: MKEQVLKLRGKNSIKYIEGYPLIREKDLEGVGKSLKEGSVVRLEDGSGNFIARGYIGSQNKGAGWVLSRKENEAIDEAFFYNRIAAALGKRSRYFADHETTAFRIFNGEGDGIGGLTIDFFDGYCLINWYSLGIYRFKETIVEALSAMTAAKGIYEKKRFDTGGKYLTDDDFVKGLQPEFPLIVREKGVKYAVYLNEGAMTGIFLDQREVRGRLKEVYSKGKTVLNTFSYTGAFSVAAALGGAKKTVSIDLANRSLERTMEQFEINGLGKEGREIVVEDVFKYFKRAVKQGLLFDIVVLDPPSFARSKENIFSAPKDYGNLVSESAKLLKDGGLLIASTNCAAFDMTRFKEMVKDGFKQSDATFNILEEYRLPEDFRICESYSESDYLKVLFLRVGKRA, from the coding sequence TTGAAAGAACAAGTGCTGAAACTTAGGGGAAAAAATTCTATAAAATACATCGAAGGGTATCCTCTCATAAGAGAGAAGGACCTTGAAGGCGTAGGTAAAAGCCTTAAGGAAGGCTCTGTCGTCAGGCTTGAGGATGGCTCAGGAAACTTCATCGCAAGGGGCTACATAGGCAGTCAAAACAAGGGCGCCGGCTGGGTTCTCTCGAGAAAGGAAAACGAGGCAATCGATGAAGCATTCTTTTATAACAGGATTGCGGCTGCGCTCGGAAAGAGAAGCCGATACTTCGCAGACCATGAAACAACTGCCTTTAGAATCTTCAACGGGGAAGGCGACGGAATCGGAGGATTGACAATCGACTTTTTTGATGGATACTGCCTTATAAACTGGTATAGTCTGGGAATCTATAGATTCAAAGAAACCATCGTAGAAGCGCTTTCTGCAATGACGGCGGCCAAGGGCATTTATGAGAAAAAGAGATTCGATACCGGGGGCAAATACTTAACAGATGACGATTTTGTCAAGGGTTTGCAACCGGAGTTTCCTCTAATAGTCAGAGAAAAAGGTGTGAAATACGCGGTTTATCTGAACGAGGGAGCCATGACAGGAATTTTTCTTGATCAAAGGGAAGTGCGAGGCCGCCTGAAAGAGGTCTATTCAAAGGGCAAGACCGTGCTTAATACCTTTTCGTATACAGGGGCGTTTTCGGTTGCGGCAGCGCTTGGTGGAGCAAAAAAAACCGTGAGCATTGATCTTGCTAACAGGAGCCTCGAAAGGACAATGGAGCAGTTCGAAATTAACGGTCTCGGAAAAGAAGGACGTGAGATAGTTGTAGAGGATGTCTTCAAGTATTTTAAAAGGGCGGTCAAGCAGGGTCTTCTTTTCGATATAGTGGTACTCGATCCTCCAAGCTTTGCCAGGTCCAAGGAAAACATATTCAGCGCTCCTAAGGACTACGGGAATCTAGTTTCAGAGTCCGCAAAGCTGCTTAAAGACGGAGGATTGCTCATTGCGTCTACAAATTGTGCCGCCTTTGACATGACGCGGTTTAAGGAAATGGTGAAGGACGGGTTCAAGCAGTCGGATGCTACATTCAATATTCTTGAGGAGTATAGGCTTCCTGAGGATTTCAGGATATGTGAAAGCTACAGTGAAAGCGACTATCTGAAAGTTCTATTTTTAAGGGTTGGCAAGCGGGCATGA
- a CDS encoding class I SAM-dependent methyltransferase, with protein MGNNKKTNACNKTACKICGSETRDLYDTQMKDRYHICPVCKYIFLDNGGYVSSEDEKERYLEHNNSYENEGYRSFLEGFLDEAVFPYGKNFDRALDFGSGPEPVLSRIMREKHGIKTDICDLYFSPEKVYLDNKYDLIVATEVFEHLKEPVDTIKELSKCLKTDGLLSVMTLFHYNDDESFLGWHYRRDKTHIGFFMSKTLEKLGELANLRLIHTDGKRCGTFKKYSDADSEIIDS; from the coding sequence ATGGGAAATAACAAAAAAACAAACGCTTGCAACAAAACTGCTTGCAAGATTTGCGGAAGCGAAACTAGAGATTTGTATGATACGCAAATGAAGGACCGTTACCACATATGCCCTGTATGTAAGTACATTTTTCTGGACAATGGGGGATATGTTTCAAGCGAAGATGAAAAAGAACGATATCTAGAGCATAATAACTCATATGAAAACGAGGGATATAGATCTTTTCTCGAAGGATTTCTTGATGAAGCTGTCTTTCCATATGGGAAAAATTTCGACAGGGCATTGGATTTTGGAAGTGGTCCCGAACCCGTATTGTCGCGAATAATGAGGGAAAAGCATGGAATAAAAACCGACATATGTGATCTTTATTTTTCTCCTGAGAAGGTTTATCTTGACAACAAATATGACCTTATTGTTGCCACGGAGGTGTTCGAGCATCTCAAAGAACCCGTCGATACCATTAAGGAGCTTTCGAAATGTCTTAAAACTGATGGATTGCTTTCCGTGATGACACTTTTTCACTACAACGATGATGAATCGTTTCTAGGCTGGCATTACCGAAGGGACAAGACACATATAGGGTTTTTTATGTCGAAGACCTTGGAAAAGCTTGGAGAGCTTGCGAATCTTCGATTGATACATACGGATGGTAAAAGATGCGGAACCTTTAAAAAATATTCCGATGCCGATTCTGAAATCATAGACTCCTAG
- the mnmH gene encoding tRNA 2-selenouridine(34) synthase MnmH, with protein sequence MIEIMEESMTISVEKALSGKNYIFLDVRSEGEFAEDHLEGALNFALFNDEERSRIGTIYREDRSEAKLEGIRVASKKLELLYTQIQALSSKHDRVVVYCWRGGMRSRAVVAFFRSLGMGNVLQLEGGYKEYRRIVNAYLEKDVEKLTFVVLHGRTGVGKTEILKKLKKRGVHTVDLEAHASNSGSVFGRIPFGGRGPTQKRFDTLLFENLKDWDDYFILESESKRIGDLHLKENFFQAMKRGVHILVDTNIENRVKIIADDYVSPETEKQIIGAIEALRKRLGGDAADRLVGQVKNDEYHEVIRYLMESYYDGLYDYSIKNVLEYDLEITYEDIDEAVDAIEAWLVDKVFFRKADVVEK encoded by the coding sequence ATGATTGAGATTATGGAAGAAAGTATGACTATAAGTGTTGAGAAGGCTCTTTCAGGGAAAAACTACATCTTTTTGGATGTTCGTTCTGAAGGAGAATTCGCAGAGGACCATTTGGAAGGGGCTTTGAATTTCGCGCTTTTTAATGACGAAGAGAGGTCCCGCATAGGAACAATATATAGAGAGGATCGGAGCGAAGCGAAGCTTGAAGGCATACGGGTTGCATCAAAAAAACTAGAGCTTTTATATACACAGATACAGGCTCTTTCGAGCAAGCATGACCGCGTAGTAGTATACTGCTGGCGGGGAGGCATGCGAAGCCGCGCAGTTGTTGCGTTTTTTCGGTCTTTGGGAATGGGGAATGTTTTGCAACTTGAAGGCGGCTACAAGGAATACAGGAGAATTGTGAACGCGTATCTTGAGAAGGATGTGGAAAAACTGACCTTTGTGGTTCTCCATGGAAGGACAGGGGTCGGCAAGACGGAAATACTTAAAAAGCTTAAGAAAAGGGGAGTCCATACGGTAGACCTTGAGGCCCATGCAAGCAACTCAGGGTCAGTTTTCGGTAGAATACCATTCGGTGGAAGAGGCCCTACTCAGAAGCGGTTCGATACGTTGCTTTTCGAAAACCTTAAAGATTGGGACGATTATTTTATACTTGAGAGTGAAAGCAAACGTATTGGAGATCTCCACCTGAAGGAAAATTTCTTTCAGGCTATGAAAAGAGGGGTTCACATACTCGTTGACACAAACATTGAAAATCGCGTCAAAATAATCGCCGACGACTATGTTTCGCCTGAAACTGAGAAGCAAATAATTGGAGCAATAGAGGCCCTTAGAAAGCGATTGGGAGGAGATGCTGCCGATCGACTTGTGGGCCAGGTTAAAAATGATGAATACCACGAGGTTATACGATACCTCATGGAGTCCTATTACGACGGACTATATGATTACTCCATAAAAAATGTTCTCGAATATGATTTGGAAATCACATACGAAGACATTGACGAAGCCGTAGATGCTATTGAAGCATGGTTGGTGGACAAGGTCTTTTTCCGAAAGGCCGATGTTGTGGAAAAGTGA
- a CDS encoding cyclase family protein gives MKIFDLTHLIEPDMPVFPGTEPPEIIKANTIEKDGFEEKILKMYSHTGTHMDAPAHLLRNGKTLDRYDAEHFFGKAFVIDSSGAAGGIIEKNSLKERENEIREADYVLFHTDWSRYWGEDEYYDNFPCLDIDAAMYLASFSLKGVGFDTISADPVEDLLLTNHRIILGKGMVIVENLKDLDRLIGEDIFWFSCMPLKTINADGSPVRAIAIIGTL, from the coding sequence ATGAAAATATTTGATTTGACACATTTGATAGAACCTGACATGCCGGTTTTTCCGGGAACGGAGCCGCCCGAAATAATCAAGGCCAACACAATCGAAAAAGACGGCTTTGAGGAAAAGATACTAAAGATGTATTCACACACGGGAACACATATGGATGCCCCGGCCCATTTGTTGCGGAATGGAAAAACACTAGACAGATACGATGCGGAGCATTTTTTTGGTAAGGCATTTGTGATCGACTCATCGGGTGCTGCGGGAGGGATTATTGAAAAAAACAGTTTAAAAGAAAGAGAAAACGAAATAAGGGAAGCGGATTATGTGCTTTTTCATACGGATTGGAGCAGATATTGGGGAGAGGATGAATACTATGACAACTTTCCATGCCTCGATATAGATGCCGCTATGTATCTTGCCTCATTTTCGCTTAAGGGAGTAGGATTCGACACCATCTCAGCCGATCCTGTCGAAGACTTGCTTTTGACGAACCACCGAATTATTCTTGGAAAGGGAATGGTAATAGTCGAGAATCTAAAGGATTTGGATAGGCTTATCGGTGAAGATATTTTTTGGTTTTCATGCATGCCGCTTAAAACAATAAACGCGGACGGATCTCCCGTAAGGGCAATCGCCATAATAGGTACGCTTTAA
- a CDS encoding bifunctional GNAT family N-acetyltransferase/carbon-nitrogen hydrolase family protein: MPNIDLSKFEKKLIVRQIKREDFNEIIALQKICFPEMDPWRIDQLESHITLFPEGQICVDYDGRIIGSSSSLIVTFDEYEDQHTWDEITGEGTISTHDSEGYNLYGIEVMVHPEYRAMKIGRRLYEARKDLARDWNLKSIVIGGRIPNYHKYADELTPAEYVRKVMRHDLRDPILTFQLSNGFVVKRINRNYLPDDEASLKYATLMEWYNVDFHPKTKRHFKTAFPVRTCVIQYMMKRIESFKEFANQCEYFVDIASNYKSDFVVFPEIFTTQLLSFLGGKSPSDAIRKLTAYTEPYIEMFTAFAVKYNVNIIGGSHFVEEDGRIYNVAYLFRRDGTIEKQYKIHITPNEQRWWGISPGNEIKVFDTDSGRIAILICYDIEYPELSRIVTEKGAQIIFTPFCTDERQGYMRVRYCAQARAVENQVYSVIAGTVGNMTQVENMDIQYAQSAIFTPSDFAFPRDGIMGECTPNIEMVVVGDLDLELLKRTRRDGTVTLWKNRRTDLYELNVKKMINDCKAD; the protein is encoded by the coding sequence GTGCCAAACATTGACTTGTCAAAATTCGAGAAGAAACTTATTGTAAGGCAGATAAAGCGGGAGGATTTTAATGAGATTATAGCGCTTCAGAAGATCTGTTTTCCGGAAATGGATCCTTGGCGTATTGACCAACTGGAGAGCCACATAACCCTTTTTCCGGAGGGACAGATTTGCGTCGATTACGATGGTAGAATCATAGGGTCGAGCTCGAGCCTAATAGTTACTTTTGACGAGTATGAAGACCAGCACACATGGGATGAAATTACGGGGGAAGGGACCATCAGCACCCATGATTCCGAGGGGTATAATCTTTACGGCATCGAGGTCATGGTTCATCCTGAGTACAGGGCCATGAAAATTGGGAGAAGACTTTACGAGGCCAGAAAGGATTTGGCACGGGACTGGAATCTTAAAAGCATCGTTATAGGCGGACGAATCCCCAATTATCACAAATACGCAGATGAGTTGACTCCGGCCGAGTATGTACGAAAGGTCATGCGTCACGATCTTCGAGACCCGATACTAACCTTCCAGCTCAGCAACGGATTCGTGGTGAAGCGTATCAACCGCAACTACCTTCCGGATGATGAAGCCTCTCTCAAATACGCCACATTAATGGAATGGTATAATGTGGATTTCCATCCCAAGACCAAGAGGCACTTCAAGACGGCTTTTCCGGTAAGGACCTGCGTCATACAGTACATGATGAAAAGGATTGAATCTTTTAAGGAATTTGCCAATCAATGTGAGTATTTCGTGGATATTGCATCCAATTACAAATCTGATTTCGTGGTTTTTCCGGAGATTTTTACAACCCAACTGCTCTCATTTTTGGGAGGCAAGTCTCCTAGCGATGCAATCCGTAAGCTTACTGCATATACTGAGCCCTACATTGAAATGTTCACGGCTTTTGCCGTCAAGTATAATGTCAACATCATAGGCGGATCCCATTTTGTTGAGGAGGACGGCCGGATCTACAATGTGGCCTATCTTTTTCGTAGGGACGGTACCATCGAGAAGCAATATAAAATCCACATCACCCCCAATGAACAGAGGTGGTGGGGAATTTCTCCGGGAAACGAAATCAAGGTTTTCGACACGGATTCCGGTAGAATCGCCATTCTAATATGTTATGACATCGAATATCCGGAGCTTTCCAGAATTGTGACAGAAAAGGGAGCCCAAATTATATTCACACCCTTCTGCACCGACGAGCGGCAGGGGTATATGAGAGTGCGCTATTGTGCCCAGGCTCGTGCGGTAGAAAATCAAGTCTATTCAGTCATTGCAGGCACAGTAGGCAACATGACCCAGGTTGAAAATATGGACATCCAGTACGCTCAGTCGGCTATATTCACACCATCTGATTTCGCATTCCCCCGTGACGGAATAATGGGTGAATGCACCCCTAACATCGAAATGGTTGTGGTAGGGGACTTGGACCTTGAACTTTTGAAGCGGACTAGAAGGGACGGCACCGTTACTCTTTGGAAAAATCGGCGAACCGATCTTTACGAGCTGAATGTTAAGAAAATGATTAACGATTGCAAAGCTGATTAA
- a CDS encoding DUF188 domain-containing protein, protein MSIFIDADGCPVVSLSVKMAALRGMDAFIVKNYSHEIENAYATVITVDKSLDSADYYIANHIKLGDIVVTQDYGLAAMVLSRGGKCITQNGLVISDVNIGRLLGSRHMNHIIRKGGGRGSRFKKRSPENDRAFEASLKELLDSNF, encoded by the coding sequence ATGTCTATATTCATCGATGCGGACGGATGCCCCGTGGTTTCACTGAGCGTTAAAATGGCTGCTCTACGCGGAATGGATGCCTTCATTGTAAAGAACTATTCACACGAAATCGAGAATGCTTATGCAACTGTGATAACCGTCGACAAATCCCTTGACAGCGCAGACTATTACATAGCAAACCATATTAAACTAGGCGACATAGTAGTAACTCAGGATTACGGACTTGCTGCAATGGTTTTATCACGAGGTGGAAAATGTATTACCCAAAACGGGCTCGTCATATCTGACGTCAACATAGGTCGGCTTCTTGGCAGCCGCCACATGAACCACATCATACGAAAAGGGGGAGGACGAGGTTCCCGATTCAAAAAAAGAAGCCCCGAAAATGATAGGGCTTTCGAGGCCTCTCTAAAAGAACTGCTTGACTCCAATTTTTAA
- a CDS encoding RNA-binding protein: MIKLGERQSLKIIKKTADGLFLSDSTEGQNVFLPTKEIKEDMEIGDALEVFVYKDNRQNLLSTTKETRLVKGGMALLSVKSITDFGAFLDWGLDKDLFLPFKEQRGTIKEGHRVLVQLYEDKSGRLCGTMKISNRLQSASPYDEGMAVWGTVYDINPDMGAFVAVENLYHGMLPKREVYKIFQLGERIEAWVESTREDGKLNLTFRKKAHVTMDDDADFVFKELNKNDGFLPFNDESDADEIRKRFGISKRSFKRALGRLFKRHLITFEEGGTRLTEAGIEEFQNKI, from the coding sequence ATGATTAAATTAGGGGAAAGACAATCCTTGAAAATAATTAAAAAAACCGCTGACGGACTGTTTCTATCAGATTCCACAGAAGGTCAAAATGTTTTTTTGCCGACGAAGGAAATCAAGGAAGACATGGAAATAGGAGATGCTTTAGAGGTTTTTGTTTACAAGGACAACAGGCAAAACCTTTTGTCCACTACTAAGGAGACAAGACTTGTAAAGGGAGGAATGGCTCTTTTATCGGTTAAGTCTATTACGGATTTTGGCGCATTTTTGGATTGGGGATTGGATAAGGACCTCTTTCTGCCATTCAAAGAGCAGAGAGGGACTATTAAAGAAGGCCATAGGGTTTTAGTCCAATTGTATGAGGATAAAAGCGGACGCTTATGTGGAACCATGAAAATATCCAATAGGCTTCAAAGTGCAAGCCCGTACGATGAAGGCATGGCTGTATGGGGAACGGTCTATGATATAAATCCGGACATGGGCGCTTTTGTTGCCGTAGAGAATCTATATCATGGAATGCTTCCAAAACGCGAGGTATATAAAATATTTCAGCTTGGAGAAAGAATTGAAGCCTGGGTTGAATCAACGAGAGAAGACGGCAAACTAAACCTGACATTCCGAAAAAAAGCACATGTGACAATGGACGATGATGCTGACTTTGTTTTTAAGGAACTAAACAAGAATGATGGATTCTTGCCTTTTAATGATGAATCGGATGCCGACGAAATAAGGAAGCGCTTTGGTATAAGCAAGCGTTCTTTCAAGAGGGCTTTGGGAAGATTGTTCAAGAGGCACTTGATCACTTTCGAAGAAGGCGGAACCAGACTTACGGAAGCAGGGATAGAAGAATTCCAAAACAAAATATAG